In Candidatus Latescibacter sp., the genomic window ATTGTGATACCTTGTGTATACTATGTGCTTGACAGTTTAACGGTGAGAAATAAAACATGAACGTAATTCAATGGATCATAAACCGCAAGGTTTTTGTCAGTATGTTTTTCATCGGAATAACCATGCTGGGTTATTTTTCCTACCGCCAGCTGCCGTTGGAGATCATACCTGCTTCAGAACTCCCCTACCTGATCATCTCTGTATCGGGCAGGACCGAAATGGATCCCGACTATATCGAGAAACAGGCGGTGATTCCTAAGGAAGGCGCTGCGAGCACTCTGTCAGGCATCAACTATATTGAAACCACAATCAGTCTGAACAGCGCGCGGATAACTGTATCGTATAACGCCGATGTAAAAATCAAGTATGCGTATTTGAAGCTGGAGGAATCGGTAGCGGCTCTGAAAACAGCCCTTGCAGGTGAATTCACTATCAATGTACAAAAGGTAGATACGCAAAGCATGTCCAATACTTTCATGGGTCTTCAGGTCCGCGGAGGAGGCGGCAAGGAACGGCTCCGCGCCGTCATCGACCAGAAGATTCAGAAGGAGCTGGAAGCGATCAACGGCATTGCCCTGGTAAATATCTCCGGCGGAAGCCTGAAATCGGTTCAGATCACCCTCAATGAGCAGGCCTGCAAAGCCTACAATGTGACATCCGGGAGAATCCGTCAGGCCATCACGCAGAACAGCCAGAGTAAAACCTACCTGGGCTATGCCTATACCCATGATAAAAAATACGTGGTTAACCTGGTTACCGACTATACGGATGTTAGCGATCTGGAAAACATCGTGGTGAACACGAACGGCCCCATCCTTCTGAAAGATGTGGCGGATGTTACCTTCGGGGCACAGGAAGAGACTTCCATCAGCCGGGTCAACGGCAAGGATTCAATCACCATCCAGCTCGTCCGTGATTCCCAGGCGAACCTGATCGATCTGTCTCACACTACCCGCGGGATTATCAACCGTCTCAACACCCAGCTTGCTCCGCAGGATGTGCAGATCGTCGTTCAGACCGACTCCGCCGATGAAATGGAAAAGAATCTCAATCTCATCATCGAGCTGGCTCTTGTTGGCGGAATGATGGCCATTGTCATCCTCTGGTTGTTTCTCCGGAACTTTAAGCTGGTGGCTATCATCGCCCTGGCTATTCCCATATCCATTTTCACCGCCTTCAATTTCTTCTATGCCTTCGGGATAACCATCAACAGCCTGACCCTGGTAGGAATCGCACTGGCAGTGGGAATGCTTCTCGACAACGGGGTGGTCGTGCTGGAGAATATCATGCGTCTCCTTGCCGCGCACCGTGACCGAACCACCGCGGTGCTTCAGGGAACAACGGAGGTATGGCGCGCTATTGTTGCGTCGACGTTCACCACCATCGTGGTATTCATGCCCTTTATTTTTTCTTCCGATGCAGCGATCAGACTGATTGGAAAGCAAACGGGAGTGTCGATTGTTTCAACGCTTCTCGTTTCACTCCTCGTGGCGATTTTCCTAATCCCGGCGATCACTCATTTTACCCTCCAGCGGGAGAAGGATACCCAAAAGCTGATTTTCAACAAGGTCTCCCATAAGAACCGTCTCGTCCAGATATATAAACTCCTCCTGAAATCCGCCATGCGTTTTCCGGCGAGAACCATTTTCGGGGCGGTTACCGTTTTTCTCCTGAGCGTGCTCATCTGCTTCACCCTGAGCCTGAATGTATCCCGTGAGGTTGAGCTGAAGCAGTTCACCCTGTACCTCACCGCACCGAAAGGCTCAACCCTCGTTATGACCGACCAGTTGACCCAGAATCTGGAAACAAGGCTTGTGGATATCGAAGAGATACAGGACCGCATCGCCAATGTGGTCGAGGAAGAATCGACGATCTCGGTCATATTGAAAGACAATTACTCGAAAATCAAAAAACGTTCCATAGTCGATATCAAGGCTGATATCCAGAACCGGATCAATCAGTTCCCCGCATCGGAGGTAAGTCTCTCCGAGCCTCAGGCAAGCAGCCGTTACGGCGGGGGAAGTTCTAGGTCCTCCGGACCCTCACTGGAAAAGTATCTTGGAATAGGCACCCCATCTGAAAGAATCCTGGTCAAAGGGAATGATTTTTACATGATGCGGGCGGTCGCCGAGGATATCAGGTACCAGCTCGATAACCTGGATTCGGTGCAGTCGGTGTCGTTCAATGTGGATGACAACCGTCCGGAAGTCCACCTCCATTTTGACCGGGGGCTCATGAGCAAAGAGAACATCACTCCCTCGAATATCGCCAGCGAAGTGGCATCCATGAACAGGCAGGTCAGCTCGTCGATGAAATTCAAGCAGGGAGTGGAAGAATACAACATCGATATCAAGAACGAACCGGAAGACCCTTCGGATCCGACCAAAAAGCCTGCTGATAAAAACGCCGACGACCTTCGGGCGCTCCTTATCCCAACTCAGTCCGGAGCTTTATATACTCTGGATCAGTTGAGCCGGATTGTGTTCGGGCAGGGACGAGCCGGAATCAAGCGGCTGAACCAGGAAAAACAGATACAAATCACATATCGTTTCAACTCCGATGTGAATGAATCCAAACCCTATCTGGAAACTTCCCGGGGCGATGTGGATGAAGTCATCGCCAGCCTTACCCTTCCTCCGGGAGTGGCAGTGGAAGCAGTCCACACCGAGACGGATTTCAGCGAATTTTACTTCCTCATCGGAGCGGCGTTCTTTCTTATCTATATGCTCTTGGCTTCGGTGTTCGAATCGTTCACCGCTCCGGTGGTCATGATGTTCACCATACCGCTGGCGGCAATAGGCGCACTCTGGGCGCTTATCCTCACCAACAACTCGATTCTCAACGCCAACTCCCTGATCGGATTTCTCATTCTCCTGGGGGTGGTGGTCAATAACGGCATTCTGCTGATCGATTACACCCGTATTCTCCGAAGGCGCGGGTTCACCCGCTCACGGGCGATCATGATGGCGGGTCAGGCGCGGGTGCGTCCGATTCTCATCACTGCGATCGTCACCATCATCGGGATGCTCCCCCTGGCTATGGGCAAGGGCGGATATGTAGACCGTATCGGGGCGCCGTTCGCCATCACGGTTATCGGGGGACTCAGCCTGAGCACCCTCTTCACCCTGGTGTTCATCCCGACCGTCTATTCCGGTATGGAAAAGGCCCTGGAATGGCTGAAGAGCCTTCACTGGATGCTGAAAGCCCTGCAGCTTGTGGTTCTCGCTGTTGTTGCCCTCTTCATTTACACCAATGTGGACAGTCTTCTCTGGAAGTTCGCTTACTGGTTTGCCGCAGTTCTTTTGATTCCTTCTACGCTTTATTTCATAACATCCAGCCTTAGGCAGGCCAAAACCGAGTATATCGGCCGCGATGAGTCATTGCACATCAAGCTCCAACGGATGGTCAAGATATACGATGACGACAGCCGGTTTGTGCGGGAATGGAAAAAAGGCGGCCGTATAGAGGCTGCGACCGGCGCAGCAAAGGAGTACCATACCTGGAGAGATTTCAATCATTTCCTCTGGGAAGTGCCGCTCCTGGGATTTGTAATTTACTTTGTCTATTTTTATATACAGTCTCATCTCTGGATTTTCCTTCTTTCCAACATTATATACTTCTACACGCTTTTCCTTTGGGGGATAGTCGGGAAGTACCTGGAAAACCGTGCAAAAGATACGGGAAAAGAATTATTCATGAAAATCCGTTCCGCAGGTCATGATAGCCTGCTCTGGGGACTTCCGGCGGTTTATCTTTGGGTATTCGATCAATTTGGTTTCAAGATCGCGGTGATCTGTTTGATCGCTTTTGTCTGGTATTTTGCACTCGTGATCCACACAACGGCGGAGTGGCTCCATAGGAGCGGGATCAACATCATGCGGCTCAAGGGAAGATTTGCGGGACTCAGACTTTTGTTCTACCGTTTCGTCCGCTTCGTACCCGTTATCGGAGAGAAAAAGAACCCGTTTAACGCCCTGGACGGAGTATCCATAGATATTGAAAATGGTATGTTCGGACTTCTGGGGCCTAACGGCGCCGGAAAAACAACGCTCATGCGGATTGTCTGCGGAATCTTTAATCAAACTATGGGAACCGCCTGGATCAACGGTATAGACTTCCGTGAAAAACGGGAGGAGCTTCAGGGCCTCATCGGCTATCTCCCGCAGGAGTTCGGTACGTATGAAAATATGACCGCCTACGAATTTCTCGATTACCTGGCCATACTGAAGCGCATCTATGACCGTGACACCCGGAAGGAGCATGTTGAATACGCCCTCAAGTCAGTGCACCTTTTCGACAAGAAGGACCAGAAGATCGGCTCATATTCGGGAGGAATGAAACAGCGCATGGGCATTGCATTGACCCTCCTGCATCTGCCGCGCATTCTCGTGGTCGATGAACCGACAGCGGGCCTGGACCCCCGTGAGCGGATACGGTTCCGGAATCTCCTTGTGGAACTGAGCCGTGACCGGATTGTATTATTTTCCACACACATCATCGAAGATATTTCCAGCTCCTGCAACATGGTGGCGGTGCTCAACCGCGGAAAACTCGCCTATCTCGGCAACCCGTTCCAGATGACCGATGCGGTACGGGGGAAAGTATGGCAGTTCCTGGTAGAGCCGGAGGCTTTCCTCGGACTCCGTGAACACCTGCGGATTGTTCACCACATGCGGTTCGAGGATAAGATAAGGGTGCGGTGCCTCGGCGAAACTCCACCCTGTCCGGGCGCTGAGGAAGTACAACCCACCATGGAAGATGCCTATCTGTGGCTTTTGGGTAAGAAGCATATTGATGCCGAAGCAAGTCCGGCATGACGTCAGTAAATTTCATTGTTTAATCGCCGGAGCAATAAAATAACACAACTATCTCATAAGTCTTCTAAGGTATGGTGAAATCTATGAATTATCGAAAACTCATCTTGAATAGCTGGAGTATTCTTTTTGGCATGGTCCGCTATAACATGAAGATCATTTTCGCGAATAAATTCATTTTCTTCCTTATTGCGGCTCTCGGAGTTTTCATCTTCGTGACTGTTATGAACGTCCTTAATACGGACAGGAACATCACGGAAGGAACTGTATTCTGGCTGCTTTTGGTGCCCGGTCTCCTGCTTGTTTTTTATCCGACCGCATTCGGCATACAGAATGATGTGGACACCCGGATGATCGAGATTCTCTTCGGTATTCCCAATTACCGTTACAAGGTGTGGATGGTAAGGCTGCTCATGATTTTTGCGATGGTGTTCACCATTCTCGTTCTTTTGAGTTTCGTAAGCTCTCTGGCACTGGCAAGCATCCCTGTGTTCGGGATGGCTGTACAGGTGATGTTCCCCATCCTGTTTTTCGGAAGCCTGGCGTTCATGTTCTCCACAGTGATAGGCAACGGCAGCGGCACAGCGGTGGTCATGATCATCCTGGGACTGGGCGTCTGGATTGCCCAAAGCGCTATCGGCAGGAGCCAGTGGAATGTTTTCCTCAATCCTTTTGTTGTACCGCAGAATGTCAACGAAATCGTCTGGAACGAGATCACTGCCAATAACCGTGTATACCTGGTTATCGGAACAGCCATGTGTATCTTGATGGGGTTATTGAACCTGCAGAAACGGGAAAAATTTGTGTAAAATCAGCCCCCTATCCCTCGGTCCCTTTCCCCCTGAAGGGGGGAAGGGAAGCCATAGCTCAATAGTCATTACTGCTTCGCAGGCTCGATGAAGCCGTGTCCTGCCAATTATCAAGCGAATCACGGTTCAGACTTTTTTTATTCTTTATTCTTTCATCATCTTTTATCATCAGCATCATACGCATCAGTGGTTCAGACAATCTTTTAACTTTGTCACTCTGTCACTTTCTTTTCCCTTTGTGACTGGCTTTTTACCACCGTTCATACCTCACCAGTTCTGCGAGCGCCTTTCGTTTTTTCTCACGCGGCGAATCGGCGGCATACCCCAGCGGAGTAAAAGCCACCGGCTCCACATCGGCGGGAAGCCCCAGCACCTCTCGCGCCGCCTTCGTGTCGAAAGCCGCGATCCAGCATGTACCCAGCCCTAAATCCGCCGCCGCCAGGATCAGGTGATCCATAACGATTGCGACATCCACCTCGCTGTAGTTTTTGCCGTCCATCCGTACCCAGCCCTGGGAGGGAACCATACAGGCGCAAATCACCAGGGGCGCTTTGCCAAACCATTCAGCACGGTAGATTCGCCGCAGCTCCTCTTCCCTGCCCCTTGTATGGATTACCAGGAGCTGGATCGGCTGACGGTTGGCGGCGGTGGGCGCCAGCCGCGCCGCATTAAGGACCAGCTGCAATTTTTCATCTTCTACCGGATCCGGTTTATAGGCTCTGACGCTGTATCTCTTTTCGATCACATCCTTGAATTCCATGATGGTCTTCCTTTCCCATCCGCTATCTGAAGCAGAGTGAAATTTAAAAAAAAACGGAAAAATTATCTTCCTAATGGTGCAAAATATACAATGAAAGCCGTGAAAAGTAAATGAATTACCCCGCAGCAAGTTGCGAGGAATTCTTTTAATTAATTGCGCATGTATAGCCAAATATAGATCCTGAAACGATTTCAGGATGACGAGCGCCAAGGTCATGCCGAACTTGTTGCCGCTTCTCGGGAACGATGAAACCGTTTCGGCATCTATCTTGTTAATGCGCTAAAAAATATGTCACTATGTCTTGGAGAAGAGATTTTTTTAAAGTTTGTTTTGCATTTCCAGGAAAATATCTCTATTCTAACATTGTACAGATTGAGTTACATTGTCATTCTTTTTGCTGGAAACGTGAGAAAACCAGCGAAAATTTAAATCATAAAAAGGGGAAAGAATGAAAAAAGTTGTTTCTTACTATCCGCTGTCATTGAAACCATCAGTTGCAATAATTTGTTTAAAATTCATCCTCTTTTTGCTAGCGATTCCGTCACAAGAAGCTCCGGCGGCCCAATGGAAAGGCGGGGTCGCCGCAGTAGTAATTACTCCCGAACAGCCCATGCTCCTCGAGGGATATGTCCCAGCGCAGATTGCCAGTGAGAAAATCCATGATATTTTTGCCAAGGCTCTCGCGCTCCAGGACTCGACAGGCAGCCGGGTGGTGATTGTCACCGCCGATCTTATCGGTTACGATTACGGGTTCACCGCCGAAATAGCGAAAGAGGTTTCACGCAGGTTCGGTCTTCCCCGTGAAGCCCTGCTTTTCAACGCCTCGCATACCCACTCCGGGCCGGCTATTTATCCTGCGGAATGGCAGCTTCTCTATGGCAGTACACAGGAAGAAACGGCAAAGGTGACTGCATATATTCTATGGGCCAGGGAGCGGTTCATCAAAGTTATCAGCGAAGCCCTCACGGGCATGAAACCGGTCACACTGAGCTTCTCAACCGCACAACCCACTCCTTTTGCCATGAGCAGGCGGTATCCAACGGAAAAAGGCATCTCGTACCGTTCCACTCCCGCAACCCAGTATCCCGGGGGTTCTCGTGACGACACCGTGCCGGTCTTGAAAGTGGCGGGGCAGGACGGGAAAGTAAAAGCTGTGCTCTTCGGATATGCCTGCCATCCCATTACCCTGAATGGTGAAAAGTTCTGCGGCGATTATCCGGGATTCGCCCAGCAATATATCCAGGAGGCCTATCCGGGGGCGATAGCCCTGTTCATGCAGGGCTGCGGCGCGGAACTGGTTCCCAACGCCCGTTTTCAGCTTGAATACGCGATGGGCCATGGCAGAACTCTGACGGATGCGGTGAAAAAAGCTCTTGAAGGCCCGCAAACGCCTGTCACAGGCCCGCTGAGATACGCTTACACCGAAGCCCCACTGGATTTTCAGCCCCCTCCCGAGCGAAAGGTTCTGGAAGAACAGGCGAAATCCGACAACGCCGCCCAGCGGCGCAAAGCTGCTTTTTTTCTCGACAAACTGAACAGGAACGAGAAAATTAAAACTTCCATTCCCTGCCCTCTTCAGGCGGTTCGATTCGGCCCGGAGTTACTCATGATCGGGATCTCCGGGGAAACAGTAGTTGATTATGCGGTTACCCTGAAATCGGAAAACCTCACCCAGTTCACCTGGGTCGCCGGATACTGCAACTACGTCTATGCTTACCTTCCCACCTGGCGCATCGTAAAAGAGGGAGGATATGAGGGCGGCGGCGCCATACTCTATACACCCTTTCCGGGACCCTTTCTGGAGAATGTGGAAGAGCGGGTGCTGACCGGCGCACGCAAGATAGTTAAGGAAGTATCCGGAAGGTAACGGGCGAAAGCAAAGATAATCAATGTAAAATAATACGAGGTGGCATGAAGAGACTGTGGGGCAATGACTTCCCTTTCCCCATTCAGGGGGAAAGGGATAGAGGGATAGGGGGCTGTAACAACTTGCCTTCTTTTTTACATATAAAACGACTTTTGCAATTTGCTCCATTGAAAAAACTATTTATTTTTCATATATTATACCGACTGTTATCCGAAAGACAAACATGAAATCAAAAGGAAGGTGCAGCATGGCTCAAAATACCCAGACACAGCGGAAGGAAAAGGT contains:
- a CDS encoding efflux RND transporter permease subunit, with amino-acid sequence MNVIQWIINRKVFVSMFFIGITMLGYFSYRQLPLEIIPASELPYLIISVSGRTEMDPDYIEKQAVIPKEGAASTLSGINYIETTISLNSARITVSYNADVKIKYAYLKLEESVAALKTALAGEFTINVQKVDTQSMSNTFMGLQVRGGGGKERLRAVIDQKIQKELEAINGIALVNISGGSLKSVQITLNEQACKAYNVTSGRIRQAITQNSQSKTYLGYAYTHDKKYVVNLVTDYTDVSDLENIVVNTNGPILLKDVADVTFGAQEETSISRVNGKDSITIQLVRDSQANLIDLSHTTRGIINRLNTQLAPQDVQIVVQTDSADEMEKNLNLIIELALVGGMMAIVILWLFLRNFKLVAIIALAIPISIFTAFNFFYAFGITINSLTLVGIALAVGMLLDNGVVVLENIMRLLAAHRDRTTAVLQGTTEVWRAIVASTFTTIVVFMPFIFSSDAAIRLIGKQTGVSIVSTLLVSLLVAIFLIPAITHFTLQREKDTQKLIFNKVSHKNRLVQIYKLLLKSAMRFPARTIFGAVTVFLLSVLICFTLSLNVSREVELKQFTLYLTAPKGSTLVMTDQLTQNLETRLVDIEEIQDRIANVVEEESTISVILKDNYSKIKKRSIVDIKADIQNRINQFPASEVSLSEPQASSRYGGGSSRSSGPSLEKYLGIGTPSERILVKGNDFYMMRAVAEDIRYQLDNLDSVQSVSFNVDDNRPEVHLHFDRGLMSKENITPSNIASEVASMNRQVSSSMKFKQGVEEYNIDIKNEPEDPSDPTKKPADKNADDLRALLIPTQSGALYTLDQLSRIVFGQGRAGIKRLNQEKQIQITYRFNSDVNESKPYLETSRGDVDEVIASLTLPPGVAVEAVHTETDFSEFYFLIGAAFFLIYMLLASVFESFTAPVVMMFTIPLAAIGALWALILTNNSILNANSLIGFLILLGVVVNNGILLIDYTRILRRRGFTRSRAIMMAGQARVRPILITAIVTIIGMLPLAMGKGGYVDRIGAPFAITVIGGLSLSTLFTLVFIPTVYSGMEKALEWLKSLHWMLKALQLVVLAVVALFIYTNVDSLLWKFAYWFAAVLLIPSTLYFITSSLRQAKTEYIGRDESLHIKLQRMVKIYDDDSRFVREWKKGGRIEAATGAAKEYHTWRDFNHFLWEVPLLGFVIYFVYFYIQSHLWIFLLSNIIYFYTLFLWGIVGKYLENRAKDTGKELFMKIRSAGHDSLLWGLPAVYLWVFDQFGFKIAVICLIAFVWYFALVIHTTAEWLHRSGINIMRLKGRFAGLRLLFYRFVRFVPVIGEKKNPFNALDGVSIDIENGMFGLLGPNGAGKTTLMRIVCGIFNQTMGTAWINGIDFREKREELQGLIGYLPQEFGTYENMTAYEFLDYLAILKRIYDRDTRKEHVEYALKSVHLFDKKDQKIGSYSGGMKQRMGIALTLLHLPRILVVDEPTAGLDPRERIRFRNLLVELSRDRIVLFSTHIIEDISSSCNMVAVLNRGKLAYLGNPFQMTDAVRGKVWQFLVEPEAFLGLREHLRIVHHMRFEDKIRVRCLGETPPCPGAEEVQPTMEDAYLWLLGKKHIDAEASPA
- a CDS encoding nitroreductase family protein, encoding MEFKDVIEKRYSVRAYKPDPVEDEKLQLVLNAARLAPTAANRQPIQLLVIHTRGREEELRRIYRAEWFGKAPLVICACMVPSQGWVRMDGKNYSEVDVAIVMDHLILAAADLGLGTCWIAAFDTKAAREVLGLPADVEPVAFTPLGYAADSPREKKRKALAELVRYERW
- a CDS encoding neutral/alkaline non-lysosomal ceramidase N-terminal domain-containing protein; the encoded protein is MKKVVSYYPLSLKPSVAIICLKFILFLLAIPSQEAPAAQWKGGVAAVVITPEQPMLLEGYVPAQIASEKIHDIFAKALALQDSTGSRVVIVTADLIGYDYGFTAEIAKEVSRRFGLPREALLFNASHTHSGPAIYPAEWQLLYGSTQEETAKVTAYILWARERFIKVISEALTGMKPVTLSFSTAQPTPFAMSRRYPTEKGISYRSTPATQYPGGSRDDTVPVLKVAGQDGKVKAVLFGYACHPITLNGEKFCGDYPGFAQQYIQEAYPGAIALFMQGCGAELVPNARFQLEYAMGHGRTLTDAVKKALEGPQTPVTGPLRYAYTEAPLDFQPPPERKVLEEQAKSDNAAQRRKAAFFLDKLNRNEKIKTSIPCPLQAVRFGPELLMIGISGETVVDYAVTLKSENLTQFTWVAGYCNYVYAYLPTWRIVKEGGYEGGGAILYTPFPGPFLENVEERVLTGARKIVKEVSGR